The Stigmatella aurantiaca DW4/3-1 genome contains the following window.
AGCTCTCGAAATGCCCCGAGCCACCCAGCCGGGCCTGCGAGCTGGGACAGGCCCTGGAGGCGCGGGCGCCCCTGGCGGGCCCCTTCCCGGCGCTGCGCGGTCTGCTGGAAGGCCTCTGCGCACGGTGTCCCGCCCCCACCAACCCCTGCGCCAGCCTCGTCCTCCAGTCCCTCCGGGAAGGCATCGTCTCGGGCCGTGCTCCCGCGCCCGAGGCGCTGGCCTGGAACCTGGAGCATGCCGGTCCAGGAACGGGGGGTGCCTGTGCGGCGATGGTCCGGGCCGTGCTCGTTCCTTCGGCGCTGACGGACGGGACGGTGCTTCCGGTGCACCCGTCCCTGCGCGACCCGCTCCTGCCCGGGTGCGCCCAAGGCGGATACCTGCCCATGGCGCTGGTGAACGCGGCGGTGGTTCAGCAGGGCGCCCAGGCCGGAGCGCTGACCGCGCTGGCTGCCCGTCCGGACAGAGCCACCTCCGCCCAGACCCCCGACACCCTCCAGGGGGCGGAGGCCGGCAGCCACGCGTTCGATGGGAAGGAGCGGTCCGGGGTGGATCTGGGGAATGGCGTCTTTGGCAAGCGCTGGGAGGCCGATGGGGCGCTGCGCGCGCAGTTCGACCCACCGCTGAAGCAGTTGACGTCCTTGAGGGTCCGGGCCAAGGGGACCGGGACGCTGCGCGCCATCATCCGCCTGCCGCCCGGGGTGGGCCTGGAAGACCCCGAGCGAGGCGCCTTCTTCGCCAATCCCACCGTCTGCCAGTTCAAGGGAACGGGAGCGTGGGAGACCTGTGAGCTGAAGGTCCCCCTGCTGGACGTGGAGGCCCTCAGCGTGTTTCCCCACCTGCCCAGGATCACCCTCTACGAGGTGGAGGCCCGCGGCGCGCGCTGAGCCTCCGCCCCCGGAGTCCCGTCATGCCCCGCCGAAGCGGCGGGCGCGCAGGGCCACCTGAACGCTGTGGTCACTCGGCTCACGGTAGAGCGAATAGAGGCGCCCCACGCGCTGCTCGGCCAGCCGGACGTTGAACCAGGCGGGGCCGCCCAACCGCTCCTCCGCCTCCGCCGTCAGCCGCACGGGCAGCGCCCCCTGGGGCGGAGCACCCAGCCCCACCAACGGATCCCCCCTCGCGAGCAGGCGGGCCACGTTCCGCTCCCCGATGCGGTAATAGGACAGGGTCTCCACCTCGAGCCCTGGCACGAGCGCCTTGACCCCGTGGGCAGAGCCATCCGCCGTGGGCATGTCCGCCACCAGGATGTCGAAGCCCGCCGCATGGAGCGCCTCCACCACCTGCTCGCAGCGCAGCGTGGGATCCCCCGCCTCTGGCGCCTGGGGCAGCGTGTCGAAGCGGACCTTGTGGCGACAGTGAAGCGTGCTGGCCGTCAGCTTGCGCAGAACGCTGACAGGCATGCTGGCCCACTCCATCATGCTGTTGAGGGCGCGCGACTCCTCCAGGCCCAGGTCCAACAGCGGCAAGAACCGATCCAGGTACCCGGCGGGGGCAACGCGGCTCACCGCCTCCAGGGGGCCATGCATGAAGGCCTTGCGCGAGCGGGAGCTGGCGTACTCCAGCAAGGCCTTGCGCAGGGCCCGGTCCCGGTCCGGGTCCGCCGCCTCCCCACAGGAAGTGACCATCAGGGGCTGCTCCCCGGGGTTCGGATCGTTGCCCACCACGTACACGTTGGCGACGCCGAACTCGGTGCTGGCCAGCTTGGCGACCACCTCGATGCCCGCGCGGCGGTAGTTCTCCAACAGGGCCCCGATGGCGGGTGACAGGCGGGCGTCCTCCAGGTCCAGGACGGTGCCCTGGTCCATGGCCCGGAACTGCAAGCCGTTGCCATCCCGTTGCAGCAGTTCCAGCAGCGCGTGGGCCAGCGCTTGGGAATAGCTCAACCCGGCCCCCTGCCCGTTGGTGATGGGGGTGATGAGGGAAGCCGAGCGCCCCCGGCGCTGTTCGGGATAGCTGACGATGTACTCCTCGGGCACCAGGACCCGCTCGCCCGTGGCCAGCCGCCGCATCTCGACCCAGGTCAGGGGCATGTCCGGCTGGTAGGGGCTGCCCACCGGCAACCCCAGGGTGAGCGGATCCGCCACCCCCTCGGAACCATGGGTGCGCACCAGCTCCGTGTAGCTCCCCTGGAAGAGGGGCGCGGTGCTCATGGACTGGCTGGTGAACACGTACTCCGCCAGCTCTCCCAGCGCGCTGACCTCGGCCTCCTCCTCCGTGGCGCCGTAACCATAGGAGAGGAACCAAAGCCCATTCGCCGCCCGGAGACTGCCGGCCACGACCGGCACGCTCAACCGATCCAGTCCATCAATGCGAAACAGCTCCAGTTCTCCCTCGGGCATGGCGCGGCGATAGGCCTCCCGGGCTTCTTTCAAGCTCATGACGGCTCCTCACATGGGGTTAGGTTGGGCGCCCGGCCGGCGAAGGCTCACCACCGCTCGGGCAGATCCAGCAGCAGCCGCCGCCGGGCCAGCAGCGCGATCTCGTCATCCACCAGGCCAGAAGCAGCCCTCGCCAGCAGCTCCGCGCTCAGGGACGGATGCCCACCCAGATAGGTCGCGCTGGCATACTCGTCGGCAAACCCGGGAGCAGGCCAGGAGGGGTGCAGCAGGCCGTTGCGCTCCACCAGCAGCGGGTTGGGCTTCAACCGGGCCCCCGGCTTGGGCTGCCCAAAGTCGATCGAACCATTTGCCGGTCCGCCCGCCGCGCTGAAGCACAGGGCCTCCGCTTGGCGCAACGCCACCGGAGCGCGCGGGGAGGCGGGCTTGCCCTCCAGGAACGCCGTCACGAAGTCGGAGTCGTCATAGCAAGCCGCCCCGGGCAACAGCGCCGCGTACTCCTCGGGCGTGAGGGGCACGCCGCCGATGCCCCGCTGATCCACGAGGCGGTTGTGGGCATGGCCCACCAGGACGCGGCCCGAGGACCCGGCCACACGGCGCATCTCCGACAGCACCCGCCGCTTTTCCAGCAGGAAGTAGAGGGCGTCATGGCACAGCACGGCCGCCCCCCCGATGGGCTCCATCGGCAAACCCACGGTGGCGTCCGCGCACACCAGGCCCGCCTCCGGAACGACGAAGTGGCGCGCCAGCCACAACTTGGCGAACACCACGTCGATGCCCACCCCCGGCGTGCCGCGCTGGGTCACCTCGCGCAATACCTGCCCGAGGCCGCAGGCAATCTCCACCATGCACGGGGGCGAGTCCCAGTGCTGAGCCAGCAGCCCCAGGGCACTGAGAAACGTGGGGGCGGACCAGCGATGCGTGAAGTAGTGCGCCACGGGGCCGAAGTGGAGCCGCTCCATCGCCTGGCGAAGCCCCAGGGTTCCCGCGATGACGCCATCCACCACCTCCAGCGTCTGTTCGAGCTTCGGAGGGGGTGAGCGCGCCCAGTCGTCTTGGTCCCTCAACAGGTGCGCGAGCGCCAAGCGGCGGTCGCCTCGCTTCAGCGCGGCGATCACCTCGGCCCGGAGCAGTTCGCGGCCCGTGCGCAGGTAGGGAATGCCGTCCACCACCGGCCAGAACGCATCCCCGTCGAACAGGACGCCCGGCACCACGGGGCGCAAGGGCTGCTGGTTGAGGGGGCTGCGCAGACACAGCGGCTGTGCCACGGCCACGTTCGCGGGCCTCACGGCCACACTCCCGCGGCCTTCACCACCGCCTGCTCATATGCCTGATGAGGCCCCTCGTGCACCAGCTCCAGATCCTCCAGCGCCTGTCCGAGGGTGAAGCTCGCGACCCGGGCGTGGTAGTCCATCTCCAGCACCCGATCGAGGACATCCGCGGCATGGAAGGCCTGGGCTTCGGGCGTCTCGGCATGGGTCAACAGGCCGTGTGACGCCTTCACCCGGGCGGCGGGCGCGGCATCGAGGCAGTCCAGGGCCCGCTCGGTGAGGCGCTTCACGATGGGCGCCAGCTCCTCTCCCAGCAGGACCTCGCCGGCAAAGCCCGCATCCGGCAGCTCCGCGCTGAACAGGTGGTGGCTCAGCCCCGCCACGAACGGAAGCATGGGGTCCGCCTCCATCAAGGGCGCCATCAGGACCGCCGAGATCGCCACGGCGTAGCAGTGGTCCGCGTGGCTCTCCAAGGGCTCCATGAGGATGCGCGGGCCATGAGGGCTGGTGGCCCCCGCGCGAGGCTGGCGCACCAGCTTCTCCACGAACGCGGGAGGAGACGCATCCTCTGTCCCGAATGGCTCCGCGAGCGCGGCATGCAGCCGCTCCCGCAGGCGCGGATCCAGCGGAATGGCCGCGGCCTCCAGGCTCCGGCGCAGCACGTTCGTGGCCGCCTCGGAGGACAACCCCGCGCGATGCAGAACCGCCGCATCCATGCCGCCGAGCCGCACCGCCGCCAAGGCAAGCGCGGTCTCCCGCAGGGCCACCCGGATGGGCTCCACCCCTGCGGCGAGGGCAGCCCAGGCCCGGCGAAACCCCTGGGCGGACAGCCCCTGGGGATGATCCGGCGTCCGCACCCGCTTGAGATCCAGCAGTTCGCTCAACAACGGCCGAAGCCCTGCCAAACCGGCGGGGGCCACCCGGGTGCTGCGCGAGGAAGGATTCATCATCCGTAGCTCCCCTCTCGACCGCCCGAGACACACCGCAGGGCCCTCGGAGGATGCGCGCAGGCGCTTTCCCTCCATGCGAGAGTGCCCGGAAAGTCCGCACCCAGGCGGGCGGCTTCAACTCAGCCCCAGGTCAGAGCAAAACGTTCCTTCCAGGAAACATGTGGAGAGCCTGCCCACAACCTCCTCCCTGACAAGCGCCTCTCAAGAAGCTCATCCATTTCGGGAATGAGCCCCCGTCCGCTGTGTTGGCGCGCCGGTGGAACTGGAACCTCTGCCATCGACGGAGTGCCGCCGGAGTGTTCTCACGCCCATTCCGGCGGCGCTTCCCCTCCTCTCGCGTTGAATTCCTCCTGCTTCTCCGGGGAGGACTGACCGTTCGAAAAGGAGGGGGTTCGGACCTGCGACACTGTGTGTGCGCTCCGGGGTGATGGGGCGCGCCGTAACAGGGTTGTTACCCATGAATGGACCCGGACGAGGCCTGTCGCGCGTCCGGAAACCCCCTCGATCGTGGATCATTCATGGCCGACACTGTAAGTGCTGGGAACGGGTCGGATTCGCGTGATGGGCCCCTTCTAATTTTTCCGGTATTTCGCAATAATAAAGTCTTACGAAAGGACGGCATGCGCGACCGACGGGAAGATCCGCAGACGCTCTCCAATGATCTGTTCTGCATGCGGGGTGTCGGCATCTTGCTCGTGGTGTTCGTGCATGTGCTGGGCGTGGATGCCAGCCATGGGGTGCGCAAGCTCTTCCCCTCGAACCGGATGGACCTGCGGATCGCGGTCGAGCTCATCCACAGCTTCAACATGGCGGTGATGCTGATCGGCTCGGGGGTGGCGGTGGCTGCCTTCGGCCGGTCGAACCTGTCGCTGCGAGACTTCCTGCGCAAGAAGCTGAACAAGCTCATCGTGCCCATGCTGGTGTGGGCGCCCGTGCTGTACCTGATGCAAGAGTTCTCCCGGGGCATTCCCCACGGCACGAGCGGCTGGCTCAAGCTGCTGGGCCGTGTGCCCCACACCTGGTTCCCGCCCTACGCGATCTTCTGGTTCGTGCACGCGCTGGTCGGGTGCACCTTGCTGACGTGGCTGTTCCAGAAGTTCGCCGCGCCGAAGCTGGGCCGCTGGAGCCGCCTCTTCTACTTCGGCCTTGCCCTCGTGCTGTATGCCGTGGTGACCCGTTTGCGGACCCAGCTCGGCGCGGGCCTGGGCGATTACCTCGCGCTCGTCCTGTACTGGAACCGCTTCTTCGGGCTGGGAATGCTCATCCACCCGTGGCTGGTGCCCGCCCGCCAGGCGCTCTCCCGGCTTTCGAGCACGCACCAGGCGCTGCTGCCCGCGGGTCTCTTCGCGATCATCGTGCTCGTCTACACGGCGATCCCCCGCGCGCATTACGACCTGGCGTATGTCATCAACGGGCCGCTGGGGTTCTGCATGCTGTTCTCGCTGGCCATCTTCCTGCGCAACCGGGCGCACCAAGGGGGCGCGGTATGGCAGGACGTGTGGGGCCGGCTGACCTTCGCTGGTTCCATCAGCATGATCATCTACCTCTTCCACCTCTACTTCGTGTCGGGGATGCGCATGGCGCTGGAGCGCTGGCATCCGGAGACCCTGCTCGCGGTGCACCTCGTGCTGGGCTTCCTGGGCGGGTGCATGGGCCCCTGGCTCCTCTTCCAGTGCTTCAAGGGCCACCCGCTGTTCCACTGGAGCGCGGGCCTCTCCAAGCACCTGCCAGCCTTGCAGGTGCGGCGGGGACAGCCCCGCAGTGAGGCCGCCCCGATTCCGTGGACCTCCAAGCTGTAGGAGGTCCTGGGCTCTCGGCAAGGCCGCCAGCGCCGCCCCCTGGGAGCGCGTCTCTTAGAACAGATCCTCGCGCAGCGGTTCCCCGGTCATGGGGGCCTGAGGGGCGGATGCCTTCTCGGCGGTGGCCCTCCGGCGCGTGCGGCGCGGGCTCTTCTTGGCGGTGCGCGAGGCCGTGACCTTGCGCTTCCCCCCCCCCTGCTTGCGTGGCTTGCGCGCGGCCGTCTTCCTCGCGGCCGTCTTCCTCGCAGCCGTCTTCCTCGCAGCCGTCTTCTTCACGGCCGCCTTGGGTGCAGGCTTCGTTCGCGCGCTCCGCTTGGCGCCCTGCTTCACCTTCGCTCGTTTCCTTGCAGCCATTGTGACCCCCCTTTTCAGCGCCCTTCAGCTATTCACACCGGCGGCGGCTTGACCAGCCACCCCTTCCACCGTGTGCTTGCCAGAGAACGGCTCGAGGCTCGTGTTGGGTCACCAGGAGACGATACGTGAAAGCCTATGCCTTCCTCGCCGTGGCCATCCTCGCGGAGGTGATCGCGACGTCCTCTCTCAAGGCGACCGCGGAATTCACCCGCCTGTGGCCGAGCGTGCTGGTGGCCGCGGGCTATGTCACCGCGTTCTACTTCCTGACCTTGTCCCTGCGCTCGATTCCGATCGGCATCGCCTATGCCCTCTGGAGCGGCGTCGGCATCATCCTGGTGGCCATCGCGGGCTACGTGCTCTACCAGCAAAAGCTGGACCCCGCGGCCATCGCGGGCATCGCGATGATTCTCGGCGGCTGCCTGGTCATCAACCTCTTCTCGAAGAGCGCGGGCCACTGAGTTTCCGCGAGTTCGCGCGGCGGCGGCCAACCGGCTCACGCCACCGGAGCGGGCGCTCCAAGGTCCCCACGCTCCGGTGACGCGGCCGGGGACATCGAAGAGAACCGCCTCTTCAAGCCCCTGAGCGAACTCAGATGCCGCTAGCAGACAGGCTCTGAGCGCAGGAGTCAACCTGCCGGGCCGCACCGCCCCACCCCGCTGCGCCAGAAGCGCCGTCTGGCTCTCAGCGAGGGGACGGCTTGATGGCGCGTTGCGCCAGGACTTGCTTGACGTCCTCCAGTTGGATGCCCAGGGGACGTACCGCCACGAGCAGGTGATAGAGCACATCCGCCGCTTCTTCCATCGCCCGGTGCCTGTCTCCATCCGCGCAGGCCGTCACCAACTCCGCGCCCTCCTCGCCAATCTTCTTCAGCCGGAGGTTTCGATCCTCCAGCAACCTGCGCGTGTAGCTCGGCTTCTCTCCAGGCGGCGGTGTCTGCGCGGCGCGCTCGGTGATGGTGGCATCCAGGGCCACCAAGGCATCCAGCCGTCCCGGGCCAAAGCAGGTCTCCTCCCCTGTATGACAGGCGGGACCCGCCTTCTCCACGCGCGCCAGGACCGCGTCCCCGTCGCAGTCGGCCATGAGGGACACCACGCGCTGCACATTGCCGCTGGTGGCCCCCTTGTGCCACAGGCCCCGCGTGCGGGAGCGGTAGTGCATCTCCCCCGTGGCCAGCGTCCGCTCCAGCGCCTCCCGGTCCGCGTGCGCCACCATCAGCACGTCCCCGCTGCGGGCATCCTGCGTCACCACGGTGACCAGCCCATTGCCCTTGGTGAAATCCAGCTTGGAGAGATCCAGCGTCATGCATGGCTCCTGATGCGGAGGCCGCTTCCCAGCAGCAGCGTTTTGATGGCGCCCACGGTGGTGAGCCCGTCATGGAGGATGCCCGCCACCAGCGCCGCATCCGCCTTGCCATCCGTGAGCGCCTCTCGCACGTGCTGTGCGTTCCCAGCGCCCCCCGAAGCGATGACCGGCACGGCCACCGCCTCGGCGACGGCCCGTGTCAGCTCCAGGTCATATCCCGAGCGGGCCCCATCCCGGTCGATGCTCGTGAGGAGCACTTCCCCAGCCCCCCGGCGGACACACTCGCGGGCCCAGTCCACCGCATCCAACCCCGTGGGGGTCCGGCCTCCACGGGTGTAGACGCGCCATCGGCCGTCCTCGCGCCGGGCATCGATGCTGGCCACCACGCACTGGGCGCCGAAGCGCTCCGCGCACGCGGTGAGCAACTCCGGGTTCGTCACCGCCGCCGAGTTGATGCTCACCTTGTCCGCCCCCGCCCGGAGCGCTCGGCCCACGTCGTCCGCGGTGCGCACGCCCCCGCCCACCGTCAGGGGGATGAAGAGCCGCTCGGAGGTGCGATGGACGACATCCCACAACGTCTCCCGCTCCTCGGCGCTGGCGGAGATGTCGAGGAAGGTCACCTCGTCCGCCCCTTCGGCCTCGTAGCGCATGGCCAGCGCCACCGGGTCGCCCACATCGCGCAGTCCCTCGAACTGGACGCCCTTCACCACCCGTCCGCCCTTCATGTCCAGACAGACGATCAACCGCCGCGCCAGCATCACTTCACCTCCAGGGCGATGGAGCCCTTGGTGCTGAAGACCGTGCCCGAGTCCACCATGGCATCCCGCAGCGCCAGGCCAAGCGCCTTGAAGGCCGCCTCCGTGAGGTGGTGGCTGTCCTTGCCCCGGAGGATGCGCAGGTGGAGCGTCACCTTGGCGTGCTCGCAGAACGAGCGCATCCAGTGGTCATACAGCCGGTTGCGCAGCGGCCCGCGGTAGTAGAAGCGTCCGCAGGTGTCGATGACCGCCTGCACCAGGGCGTCATCCATGGGCAGGGTGCGCTCGCCATAGCGCGCGGCAGTGGGAGGGATGATCTGATACACCGCCGTGCCCAGGGTAATGGCCACGTCCTCCATGATGTGGTGGCGCAAATCCCCCCGCGCGTGGAGCGTCATGTCCAGCCCCGCGTAGCGCGCGAAGGTCCCCAGCATGTGGTCGAAGAACTTCAGGCCGGTGTCCACCTGGGCCACGCCCTTGCCCCGCGTCAGCTCGATGCGGATCTGGGTCTCCTTCGTCTCCCGGGTCACGATCGTCATGCGAACTCCCGTGCGACCGCGGCCGCGTCGAGCTTCCCCGTATAGAGGGCCATGCCAATGACGGCCCCATGGGCGCCCGCGTCCGCCAGGGCCCGGAGGTCTTCCAGCGTCGTCACGCCGCCCGAGGCATACACCCGGTGACGGCTCTCGCGAATCACCTCCTGCATCAAGGGCAGATCCACCCCACCCATCTGCCCTTCCTTGTGGACGGCCGTCACCAGCAGCCCTCCCAGGGGCAGCGGGTCCAGCACCGCGAGCACGTCCTTCACATCCCGGGCGCTGCCCGCCGTCCAGCCTCGCGTCACCACCTCGCGGCCCTTCACGTCCGCGGCCACCACCACGCGGCCCGGAAAGCGCCCGGCCACATCCGCCAGCCAGGCGGTGTCCTCGATGGCGCGCGTGCCCACCACGGCGAACGAGGCGCCCCGGGCGAGCACCGCCTCCACCTTCTCCGCCTCCCGCACACCACCGCCCACGGTGAAGGTGAGCCCCGGCTCGTGGGAGAGCAACCGGGCGATGACCTCCAGGTTGGAGCCCTTGCCCAGCGCAGCATCCAGGTCCACCACATGGAAGGTCTTGAAGCCGAAGCTCCGCCACTTCTTCAACGCATCGAGCGGCTCGTTCACGCGCACGCGCTCGGCGTCGTACGAGCCGCCCACGAGTTGCACACACGCCCCTTCCCTCAGATCGATGGCGGGAATGGCAATCATGACGTCACCTCTTTCAGAAAAGCCTGGAGGAAACCCACACCCGCCGAGGAACTCTTCTCGGGATGGAACTGCACCCCGAGCACCTTGCCTCGCCGCACCGAGGCCGGGAAACGATCCTCCTCGTGCGTCGTCCAGCCCGACACCACGCCGGGCTGCTCGGCACGGCAGGCAAAGCTGTGGGCGTAATAGACGGAGTTCAGCGTCACGCCCTTCACCGCGGCATCCTCCTCCACGGAGTTCCAGCCGATGTGCGGCACCTGCCGGGCCTTCAGCCGCGTCACCCGTCCCTGGAAGATGCCGAGCCCCTGGCCCTCGCCCTCATCGCTGCCCTCGAAGAGCAACTGCATGCCCAGGCAGATGCCGAGACACGGCAGGCCCTGCTCCAGCGCCTGGCGCATCGGCTCACGGCCGGGCTCGAGCCGGGCGGCCGCGGAACCAAATGCCCCGACCCCAGGAAGCACGAGCACGTCCGTCTCCAAGGCCTTCCGGGGATCGGTCTGCACCCGGACGTCCGCGCCCGCGGCCGTGGCGAGCGCTTTGGCGAGGGAGTGGATGTTCCCCGCGCCGTAGTCAAACAAGGTGACTCTCATCGCCATGCCTCCCGCAGCGCGCCGAGCGCCGCTTCCATCATGGGCCAGGGACCACAACCGATCCGAAGCGCCTCGCCCACCCCGGTCAGCCCCTGAAAGGCCCGGATGTTCACCCCCTGCTCCCGCATGCGGGCAGCCACCTGAATCGCGCCTGGAAAGGGAACGAAGACGAAGTTGGCCTCGGTGGGAAGCGGCTTCAGGCCCATTGCCTCCAGCGCCTCCACCAACCGTTGACGGAGCGCCTGGACCTCCCCGGCATGCGCCTTCACCCAGGGCAGATCCTCGGTGAGGGCCGCGATGGCCATGCGCTCGGCGACGCCATTGTGCTTGTAGGGGCCACGCGCTTTCTCCACCTCGGCCACCAGCTCGGGGCGGCCGATCGCGTAGCCCACCCGCATGCCCGCCAGGCCAAAGGCCTTGGACAGCGTCCGCGTGACGAGGACGTTGGGCCGCGAGCGGACCAGGTCCACGTTGCTGCCACGGGAGAACTCCGTATACGCCTCATCCAGGAGCACGATGCCGGGCGCCGCATCCACCAACCGCTCCAAGGCGGCACGAGAGGCCACCGTGCTGGTGGGGTTGTTGGGCGAGCAGACATAGAGGAGCCGGGCCCCCGTGGCGAGCATCGCCTCCACGTCGATGTCCCAGTCCTGCCGGAGCGGCACCGGGGAGAACTGAAGCCCATTCACCCGGGCGAAGTAGGACATCATCGAGAAGGAAGGATCCGGAACAGCGATGCGCTCGCCAGGCTCCAGGAAGGCTCGCAGCGCACAGTCGATGAGATCGTCCGAGCCACAGCCCGTGGTCAGCCACGAAGGCTCGAAGCCCGTGTACTGGGAGAGGGCCTGCTTGAGGTCCGGCGCATAGCTGATGGGGTAGCGGGTGATGAGCGAGGAGGCGGCCTCGCGCAGGGCGCGCTCGGCGGCCGGAGGGACCCCGAAGAGGTTGGTGTTGTCGCTCAGGTCCACCCGGCACGGAACGGCCGGTGGCGAGTAGAGCGAGATGTCTCGGTAGGACGGACGGGTGCGCATCACGAATGTCTCCAGGCCCGGGCGGCTTCCGCGTGGGCAAAAAGCCCCTCACTGTCAGCAAGTGTTCCCACATCCTCCGCGAGCCGAGCCGCCGCCTCACGGTCCACCCGTTGCCAAGCGGTCCACCGGTAGAAATCGAGCACGGACAACCCCGAGTAGGCATGCCCCAGCCCCGCGGTGGGCAGCACATGGTTGGCGCCCGTCATGTAGTCCCCGAAGGCCACGGAGGCACGCTCCCCGAGAAAGACGGTGCCGCAGTGCCGCACCCGTGCCAGGTGCTCCTGGGGGGCTGCGGTGGCAAGGAGCAGATGCTCGGGCGCGAAGGCCGACACGAAGGGCCACGCCTCTTCCAGGGAGTCCACGCTCAGAACGGCGCCCCGCTCTCTCAAGGAGGTGGAGACAATCTCCCGCCGCCGCGCCCGGGCCGACGCGCGCTCCACCGCCTGGGCCACCGCATCGGCCTGGGCCTGCCCGACCGCCAGCGTCACGCAACAGGCGTCCGGATCGTGCTCGGCCTGGGCCAGCATCTCGCGGGCCACGGCTTCGGGATCCGCCGAGCCATCCGCCACGACGAGGATCTCACTGGGCCCCGCGGGAGCATCGATGGCCACCGCGTCCACCACCTGGAGCTTGGCGGCGGCGACATAGGCGTTGCCGGGACCCACGATGCGATCCACCCGGGGCACACTCTGGGTGCCATAGGCCATGGCGGCCACGGCCCCCGCCCCGCCCAGGGCGAAGACCCGGTCCGCTCCCGCCAGCAACGCCGCCGCCAGCACCCCGGCCGCGGGCAGCCCATCGGGCCCAGGCGGCGAGCAGACGATGACCTCCCCCACCCCGGCCACCTTCGCCGGCACAACCCCCATCAACACACTGCTGGGGTACACGGCCCGGCCGCCCGGCGCATAAACCCCCACCCGCCCCAGCGGGTCCGGCCTCCGGCCCACGACGATGCCCGGCTCCGTCTCCACCTCGATGGCCTGGGGCTTCTGGGCCCTGTGGGCCGTGGCGATGTTGCGGGCGGCCCGCTCCAGGGCACTCCGGACCTCCGGCTTCAACGCGGCGAGGGCCTCCTCCCACCGCGCCCGGGGCACCTCGAGCGACGAGAGCCGGGCCCGGTCGAACTGAAGCGCCATCTCCAGCAACGCGGCATCGCCGTCCTGGCGCACACGGGCGATGAGCTCGCGGGTCCGCTCGGCGACCTGGGCATCCGACGTTCCCGAGCGCTCGAGCAGGCGGCGCCGGGCCTCGGGGGACAAACCGGAGAGCGGCCCCCGGTACTTCAGCGTTCCAGCGCTCACGGCATCAACCTCTCGATGCGGGTGACGAGGATGCCCTCGCACCCCAGCGCCTTCAGGCCATTGATGGTGCGGTAGATGGTCTTGGCCGAGACCACGGAGTGCACGGCCACGAAGTCCCCGCCGTTCATGATGTCCACGACGGTCGGCCCGTTGAGGCCCGGGAGCACCTCCCGCACCTGGGCCAGGACCTTGCGCGGGACGTTGGCCATCAAGTAGCGCTTGCCGCGGGCGGCCAGCACCGAGCCCAGGGCCTGCTTCAGCTCATCCAGCTTCCGCACGGCCTCCTCGCCGTTGCGCTTGCACGCCACCAACCGCGCGCTGGACTCCAGGACGGTGCCCACCTCGTGCAAGCCATTCATCTTCAGGGTGGAACCGGTGGAGGTCAGATCCACGACGATGTCCGCGATGCCCAGGTGGGGGGCAATCTCCGCCGCGCCCGAGACCGGAACCACCGTCACCTGCTGCCCCCGGCGGCTGAAGAATTCCTGCGTCAGCCGGGGGAAGCAGGAGGCCACGCGCATCCCCTCCTTCACCCCGTCCACCGAGGTGATGCCGCTCTCCTCACGGGCGGCCACCACCAGCCGGCACTTGCCGAACTCCAGGTCCATCAAGGGCTCCACCTCGCGTCCGGACTCATTGACCAGGTCCCACCCGGTGACACCGGCATGCGCGGCCCCATCCGCGACGAACTCGGGAATGTCCTGGGCCCGAACGAAGATGGCTTCGAACTCGCCACCCAGCGAGGCGGTGAGGGCTCGCTCCCCTCGGGCACGAACCTCGAGGCCGGCATCGTTGAACAACTCGCGAACCTCTTCGGAGAGGCGGCCTTTGTTGGGAAGGGCGA
Protein-coding sequences here:
- a CDS encoding YcaO-like family protein yields the protein MSLKEAREAYRRAMPEGELELFRIDGLDRLSVPVVAGSLRAANGLWFLSYGYGATEEEAEVSALGELAEYVFTSQSMSTAPLFQGSYTELVRTHGSEGVADPLTLGLPVGSPYQPDMPLTWVEMRRLATGERVLVPEEYIVSYPEQRRGRSASLITPITNGQGAGLSYSQALAHALLELLQRDGNGLQFRAMDQGTVLDLEDARLSPAIGALLENYRRAGIEVVAKLASTEFGVANVYVVGNDPNPGEQPLMVTSCGEAADPDRDRALRKALLEYASSRSRKAFMHGPLEAVSRVAPAGYLDRFLPLLDLGLEESRALNSMMEWASMPVSVLRKLTASTLHCRHKVRFDTLPQAPEAGDPTLRCEQVVEALHAAGFDILVADMPTADGSAHGVKALVPGLEVETLSYYRIGERNVARLLARGDPLVGLGAPPQGALPVRLTAEAEERLGGPAWFNVRLAEQRVGRLYSLYREPSDHSVQVALRARRFGGA
- a CDS encoding class I SAM-dependent methyltransferase, with the protein product MRPANVAVAQPLCLRSPLNQQPLRPVVPGVLFDGDAFWPVVDGIPYLRTGRELLRAEVIAALKRGDRRLALAHLLRDQDDWARSPPPKLEQTLEVVDGVIAGTLGLRQAMERLHFGPVAHYFTHRWSAPTFLSALGLLAQHWDSPPCMVEIACGLGQVLREVTQRGTPGVGIDVVFAKLWLARHFVVPEAGLVCADATVGLPMEPIGGAAVLCHDALYFLLEKRRVLSEMRRVAGSSGRVLVGHAHNRLVDQRGIGGVPLTPEEYAALLPGAACYDDSDFVTAFLEGKPASPRAPVALRQAEALCFSAAGGPANGSIDFGQPKPGARLKPNPLLVERNGLLHPSWPAPGFADEYASATYLGGHPSLSAELLARAASGLVDDEIALLARRRLLLDLPERW
- a CDS encoding acyltransferase family protein: MRDRREDPQTLSNDLFCMRGVGILLVVFVHVLGVDASHGVRKLFPSNRMDLRIAVELIHSFNMAVMLIGSGVAVAAFGRSNLSLRDFLRKKLNKLIVPMLVWAPVLYLMQEFSRGIPHGTSGWLKLLGRVPHTWFPPYAIFWFVHALVGCTLLTWLFQKFAAPKLGRWSRLFYFGLALVLYAVVTRLRTQLGAGLGDYLALVLYWNRFFGLGMLIHPWLVPARQALSRLSSTHQALLPAGLFAIIVLVYTAIPRAHYDLAYVINGPLGFCMLFSLAIFLRNRAHQGGAVWQDVWGRLTFAGSISMIIYLFHLYFVSGMRMALERWHPETLLAVHLVLGFLGGCMGPWLLFQCFKGHPLFHWSAGLSKHLPALQVRRGQPRSEAAPIPWTSKL
- a CDS encoding DMT family transporter, which translates into the protein MKAYAFLAVAILAEVIATSSLKATAEFTRLWPSVLVAAGYVTAFYFLTLSLRSIPIGIAYALWSGVGIILVAIAGYVLYQQKLDPAAIAGIAMILGGCLVINLFSKSAGH
- the hisIE gene encoding bifunctional phosphoribosyl-AMP cyclohydrolase/phosphoribosyl-ATP diphosphatase HisIE; translation: MTLDLSKLDFTKGNGLVTVVTQDARSGDVLMVAHADREALERTLATGEMHYRSRTRGLWHKGATSGNVQRVVSLMADCDGDAVLARVEKAGPACHTGEETCFGPGRLDALVALDATITERAAQTPPPGEKPSYTRRLLEDRNLRLKKIGEEGAELVTACADGDRHRAMEEAADVLYHLLVAVRPLGIQLEDVKQVLAQRAIKPSPR
- the hisF gene encoding imidazole glycerol phosphate synthase subunit HisF is translated as MLARRLIVCLDMKGGRVVKGVQFEGLRDVGDPVALAMRYEAEGADEVTFLDISASAEERETLWDVVHRTSERLFIPLTVGGGVRTADDVGRALRAGADKVSINSAAVTNPELLTACAERFGAQCVVASIDARREDGRWRVYTRGGRTPTGLDAVDWARECVRRGAGEVLLTSIDRDGARSGYDLELTRAVAEAVAVPVIASGGAGNAQHVREALTDGKADAALVAGILHDGLTTVGAIKTLLLGSGLRIRSHA